TAAAATAACCTAAAGGAAGTTTCAGTGCAATTCTTTTGGACAAATTGCCAAAATTTGTAAAGTACCATGCAAATATGTTGTGCAAAGTATTTTGCTTTATGACTGTAATGGATGAGGAGtgtgacatgacatgacattgaAGAGGAGCTAGTTTGAAGGACAGAGCTGCGTGTAGGTGTGCCTTCAAAGGTCTGGACACACTGCAGTATTTTATCAGTTTAGATCAAGGGCTAAGCAGTAAACTACTGAAATATTTGAGTCTTGATGTCATAAATCTTTGGAAGCGATCTTCAGCTGTAAAGAATGAGAGAGCTGGatgtacaaaaaaagagaaaagcagcgGGTCAAAAACCTTAAAAGAAtacgccaccgtttgttgaaataggggccaatgcattttttgtctcagtgtatgcagcttagcttagcttagcttagctttgctttgctttgcttaacttagcgtagtgaatggaagtCTATgctgccggttagcatgttgtgagtaaaagtgagccaacaaacaaaagaaacaaccaAATAACTTCTTAAGgcattcttttaaaaacaagctTTCTTGAGTCATCTTTTCATCACCCGTCACAGATAACCTAAATCTACATGGCATCTGTCTCATTTCAAACCCATTTCACTATCTCTAACCGGCACTTTGTAGGCTATTTACCTAGCGTTCAAAATCATCAAATGCATGACAGACTGGCAAATAGGAGATGTGGTTTAGGATcagaaaaatgataaataaatgtataatagtAGGATACAAAAAGGGAATAaattattgtaatataatagcattaattaattaattaacatctGTGCTCTGAGCATATCTGCACCATCATTGCACCAGGGGACTGACTGTAAAGGCACAGTAGCATCACTTTCTAcctatgtatatatacacacatataaatataaatacatatgtatatatattggtGCCGTCAGTTAAACCTATTATTAACGacgttaacttttttttatttattgtaagatcaacattctttttggcctagtaaactttgtaatttttttcaaatactgttgcaacaactaatagtgttagaaaaactacaacaccacactggaTCTAGCTAGATCGGAAACCAAACAGGCACACCGCAcgcacttgtttgggcttgcaagccggccaaagagtagtaacgttacgttttgagtggaggGTGAGCgcgagacgccaaaatggatgccaacaaGATTCTGAATGGCAAgtatacttttaaaaagttgacaaatggttccattgaatagatcaaagtgatctgtgtgttttgttgttgtgaactgtgTGAGAGAtcatttgctccaagtgagaatgtagTGTGTGAAACTGAACACTACAGtcggctatatgccaatgttgttttcaatttaaaaaaaaaaagcacaaagcaagccgatccacttttccatgttgataagagcattgaAATGAGAAAAGGTAATGGGCAAAATAATTAAAGGGTTAAttagaacagataaaaatgtgtgattagttacaaatatatatatgtatatatatatatatatccccgTAGAACATCTAGTGTGATATCCTTATCCGTTACCTGTTTGCGTTTAGTTGCTTTAAATGGTGCTGCTCTATTTTGCATATAGGAATTTACACAATTAACGTGCATGTATTCACGTTAATTGTGTAAATCCCTATATGCAAAATAGATTGATTCAATTGCAACTGAATGCAAACTATTTTGATCTGCAAGGCTTACTCtgtgcattttgtgtcaaagtaaTTGACTATAGTCAAGGGAACAACTGACCTTAAGGTAGTAGTATGGTTGTATAGTTTGACAAAGTTTAAAAGTCCTTCGACAATTGTGCAAaagcaattgagaaaaacttTAAAGGTCTAATCAGAAGGAGATATTCTTACCAGCAATGGGCCCCAGCACACACAGGACACCAACATGATAGCCAGCAGCTGGCAGATCATCTCTAAGTGGTAAGAAGTGCTTCTACAGTGATGCTTGCGGCGCAGTCTGTCCTGCAGCAGAGCACAGCTTGTCAGTGCATTGCACACAATGGAAAGCAGTAGGGCCAACAGCCCCAGCATAGAGAAAAGCAGAGGGAGGAGCACATCTAGCCAGTCTCTGGGTTCCTCCATGTGGAAGAAGCACCAGCTCCTGGAGCTTTGAACCTTGTAGGGCCTCCACAGTAGCACAGGCAGCACAGCCACCAGGGCAGCAAGCAGCCACATGAGTCCGAGAAGCCTTTTCATGTGGTGGGGAGCTAATGCTGTGGAGTGAAAGATAGGCCTGATGATTCCAATGCAGCGCTCCACCGCCATGACACTCCCCAGGAACAAGGGGGTCAGGCCAAAGAACACCATGCACGCCCCAAAGACGCTGCACACAATGCGGTGAGGGTCAAATATCTCCCATTTCTTGTGGAAGCTGTAGACCAAAAGCACCAGGGAGCCATTGATGAGGTGACCCAGCAGGTCTGTGAGCACCAGGCTGCTGGCAAAAAGCAGGAAGGACGCCTTGGACTTGATCCGGATGCGGATGTAAGACTTGATAAGGATAAAGAGCGCGAGCCCGTTGGAGAACATGCCCACAGTCATAGAGATGACAGAGGCGGTGATAGACAGTTCCTTCTGGCTGCAGGAGTTATTGCTCggtctgacctctgacctgcaAACTGTCTCTGAGCTCCCATTGGCTGACATGGTGGAAACGAAATCtaaaagagaggagaaatggTAGATGAGATGCCCGATTTATTTGTACCAACATGTTTGTAACAAATCTTCACAGGTTAAAAATtagcttttattattttaatctgGTGAGATCACTTCATACAtggcatactttttttttttaatttggaacaGATGCTCAGCTTTACGATGACATGTTTACAACATTTTACGCATTTTATGCCATTTTGGGTGTGACTATGGGTGCAAGGCACGCTACTTTCTTCAAAACTGGTGAGTCATgcgataaaaaaaatttaaaaaaattcttaacCATATGTTCCACATTTTCCTTAGCCAATAACTTTTGTCGATGACGGTGGCTTGCTACAGTCTAGTGCAGTTCCTTACCTTACTTCAGGTTAATCTTCTTACTCGCAACTCGCCATAAGTCAACAGTCCCTTCCCTCTCTGTGTCCTTTATGATATTTCAATAAAGCAAATCAGCCCGGCAATAAATTGAACGTCCAGAAACCGCTCGCCACAATATTCCTGTCGAGGCGGCGATCTGTGCAAATCGTTCCGTGTGCGCTCCGCTGGTGCCAAGTCGGTGAAGGCGGCGGAGCTTCAGTCTCTAAGTGTCACTTCAAACTCAAACCCACCTCGATGGCTGGTGACAGTACAGTGTGCACATCTGTCGcatattgcaaaaaaataaataattaaataactgTTACAGTTTTGTGTCAGCAGGTTGTCAATAACTGGCCATGATGTTCTAAAAgaacagcctgtgtgtgtgactgtacgCCATCCCCTGTGGTTGCTCAAGCCTCATATGAAGTCAGCACATGATTGAGAGGTATTTTTGGTCCAAAAAGATACATCAAATTCTTATTACAGTATAACTTGTGTTATCACTGGTAAAGCCTTGTCACTTGCTAAGctgcctttttaatttttatttttcataaccATATAAAGCCTGTTGTCATATCCTATTAGTCATGCGTTGGTTCTGTCACCTTAAGGCTATTTTATTTGGCTGCACgctttaattaataataattaattttaatcaGCTTCAACAGTATTTTATCCAAtcctacatttattttatcaaaCGTCTTTTTAATAAGGAATCTGATTCATCATACAATTCGCCTGtacattcaagaaaaaaaacaataaacaacaataatTCAAGACAAAGCAAAAGAAGgaac
This sequence is a window from Etheostoma cragini isolate CJK2018 chromosome 9, CSU_Ecrag_1.0, whole genome shotgun sequence. Protein-coding genes within it:
- the ptgfr gene encoding prostaglandin F2-alpha receptor — encoded protein: MSANGSSETVCRSEVRPSNNSCSQKELSITASVISMTVGMFSNGLALFILIKSYIRIRIKSKASFLLFASSLVLTDLLGHLINGSLVLLVYSFHKKWEIFDPHRIVCSVFGACMVFFGLTPLFLGSVMAVERCIGIIRPIFHSTALAPHHMKRLLGLMWLLAALVAVLPVLLWRPYKVQSSRSWCFFHMEEPRDWLDVLLPLLFSMLGLLALLLSIVCNALTSCALLQDRLRRKHHCRSTSYHLEMICQLLAIMLVSCVCWGPLLIHVIVVSTRAQDERASSSLLMVVRMATWNQILDPWVYILLRKAVLRKIFMLFHSCWGPKSHSLNRWQRSMLHSSMETSNSGAGPTDCRCPGRLPLSDTAIKSIT